The Candidatus Zixiibacteriota bacterium genome has a window encoding:
- a CDS encoding transposase, with the protein KSQLASRMREFFPWLSKVYWNENIVWSPGYFVSSVGLDEKTILNYVELQGQQDSGQLRQEL; encoded by the coding sequence TAAAAAGTCAATTGGCGTCAAGGATGCGAGAGTTTTTTCCGTGGTTGTCAAAAGTCTATTGGAATGAAAACATTGTTTGGTCACCGGGCTATTTCGTAAGCAGTGTAGGTTTGGACGAGAAGACAATCCTGAACTATGTAGAACTACAAGGACAACAGGATTCAGGACAACTCCGTCAGGAGTTGTAA